The following are from one region of the Chanos chanos chromosome 10, fChaCha1.1, whole genome shotgun sequence genome:
- the LOC115822752 gene encoding uncharacterized protein LOC115822752, with amino-acid sequence MGAVIEKAVNVAVETVLAEMIRVVSLKFEEFRREMTAKEKENQNIRQMLEISRSQMKTMRKYVNVLCAKDSRPVLTNPRHSLPQSDVLRTQEIHVDGSPVSQRLKPRREAHSTTFSGGNVAFPKPRNPDPTADIDRIIWERQRLHLSKPHDVVQGPVRTEGQSSTDIHPVEMNEAIVNLAPTKDEDADSPLEQSGCQLSEACESVWCGMHLESFENQNIETQDSNTHSLVSRFEGKDADNSTSTEVALPLEVKEEESEIEIVCVKTEPTETSTPSTSECPGLALDQLATASTSRGSLSTTETHQAPSNTVVHTDTTISSMGTSTYVDPQLSVAGVQRPMRIWRKDLNLYEEYKRQRAELRRRSQNRQRELEQSLPQALLADLVRERREKTRLRVARWRAKRKLQACLMTSQPAQLNGQPAPIVHAQRGFARAQRRGRTPGPYGTSVQSHPGTEAYNPPVQLGSNPSVQTHTHNIGIGLTSPGTAPFLQ; translated from the exons ATGGGAGCAGTCATAGAAAAAGCAGTAAACGTGGCAGTGGAAACGGTGTTGGCAGAAATGATACGAGTTGTAAGTCTCAAATTCGAGGAATTCAGGAGAGAGATGACcgcaaaagagaaggagaatcAGAACATTCGGCAGATGCTCGAGATCTCCCGGAGTCAGATGAAAACTATGCGAAAGTATGTGAATGTCTTGTGTGCCAAAGACAGTAGACCGGTTCTGACTAACCCCAGACATTCGCTTCCCCAGTCTGATGTACTCAGAACTCAAGAGATTCATGTCGATGGGTCACCAGTTTCCCAAAGGCTTAAGCCGAGACGAGAGGCCCACAGCACGACCTTCTCGGGTGGAAATGTTGCGTTCCCTAAACCCAGAAATCCTGACCCAACTGCTGATATTGACAGAATAATATGGGAAAGGCAGCGACTTCATTTGTCAAAACCTCATGACGTAGTCCAAGGGCCAGTCAGAACCGAGGGCCAGTCAAGCACTGACATCCATCCAGTGGAAATGAATGAAGCCATAGTGAACCTGGCACCAACAAAAG ATGAAGATGCAGACTCTCCATTGGAGCAGAGTGGATGCCAGTTATCTGAGGCCTGTGAATCTGTGTGGTGTGGAATGCATCTGGAGAGCTTTGAGAACCAAAACATAGAGACACAggactctaacacacactccttaGTCAGCAGATTTGAAGGCAAAGATGCAGATAATTCTACCTCCACAGAAGTGGCCCTGCCTCTTGAAGTCAAAGAGGAGGAGTCAGAAATTGAAATTGTCTGTGTTAAGACAGAGCCAACAGAAACAAGCACTCCCTCTACCTCAGAGTGCCCAGGATTAGCACTGGACCAGCTGGCTACGGCGAGCACATCCAGAGGCTCTCTGAGCACAACTGAGACTCACCAGGCTCCATCCAACACAgtagtacacacagacacaaccatcTCCTCTATGGGGACCTCCACAT aCGTGGATCCCCAGCTGTCGGTAGCAGGGGTCCAGAGGCCGATGCGGATATGGCGCAAGGACTTGAACCTTTATGAAGAGTACAAACGGCAGCGGGCGGAGCTGAGGAGGCGGAGCCAGAACCGTCAGCGTGAACTGGAGCAGAGCCTGCCCCAGGCGCTTCTGGCCGACCTGGTGCGCGAACGCAGAGAGAAGACCCGTCTGCGGGTGGCGCGTTGGCGGGCGAAACGCAAGCTGCAGGCCTGTCTGATGACTTCACAGCCAGCTCAGCTCAACGGTCAACCCGCTCCCATCGTACACGCGCAGCGCGGCTTCGCCCGCGCTCAGCGAAGAGGCAGGACTCCAGGGCCGTACGGCACCTCTGTTCAGTCCCACCCCGGGACCGAAGCCTATAATCCACCGGTGCAGCTTGGCTCTAATCcctcagtacagacacatacgcacaacaTAGGCATCGGTCTCACGTCACCTGGCACCGCACCGTTCCTACAGTAG
- the fer1l6 gene encoding fer-1-like protein 6 yields the protein MFGFKVKKKKKKVNKGLVITNKGALDGDEAETNLGESAVLEIPNPEEETRPDLLEYFQVKEVLNTKRSKQVAKILEGESKPQAFQIAINITEARQLAGENIDPSVVIEIGDEKKQTTVKEGTNAPFYNEYFVFDFFGPQETFFDKVIKLSVMHSKIMKSYCIGNFKLDAGTVYSQPGHQFINKWATLMDPADISKGVRGYLKCDISIAGKGDVTHPSQKFSDAEEQIEKNLLLPEGLPSERPWASFYVKVYRAEGLPRMNSSIMANVTKAFVGDNTALIDPYVVVSFFSQMGRTSTQKSTADPVWNEQIVFKEMFPPLCQRLKIQVLDEGSMNDVAIGTHYIDLRKISNDQDGDNGFLPTFGPAWVNIYGSARNSALVDDNQELNEGVGEGVAYRGRIYIELVVEILSGPGADSSRPAKDTKGPKGGKAPGPGGAGGAQGGEEEKGKVVGAEVMPVDSPPEASEHQKESFVLFATVFEANMIDRKIGDKPINFEFTIGNYGNFIDGSLPAKGKRVERAYDPQGGDIHMSTPLLESQDITACKSTTPPEKPLIVDGNRNFLYLPIWRKKPCVTVISRWENRTYRLHHSNMLDTIARTFEWGVAKVAELNKLLDPKAELLMRAVFREFCRNSRDFIAFAEKRVKVNHLTKLDVKRLTLCTQELDSMIGVVDTVTQHRRKPMTVKGMLQEAKKLSKRLRFLVEEPQHTIPDVFIWMLSNGKRLAYARIPARQLLFSDSPEKMGRDCGKIKTLFLKPPGKRVTNWLVQAKLDVYLWLGTSMESSHMLDNLPSGFELCSSAEVQSPFPDSLIYRERHQFQLRAHMYQARGLIAADSSGLSDPFARVSFLSNSQNTSIINQTLTPTWNQTLLVNEVTLHGDVKEHALEPPCIIIEVYDDDALGKAEYLGSTVTMPTVRLADEPYIPPQLQYSPIYCGSQSGGDLLGAFELIQIPEDGEGSLPELEEPKGVIHPVPSYIRPVLRKYRVEVLFWGLRELKKVQLLSVDRPQAFIECAGNGITSSVIQSYKRNPNFSVLVDAFEVELPQDEHLHPPLSITVVDWRAFGRSTLVGTHVINNLVPFKYTPPPVTIPRADKPSTSQATVVPSIESADPVYINIEQEEPLRLPTTTTEEQVNKDKSKRSIRRSTKRRRRTIADESAENVIDWWSKYYASVQKAQTSKQKEVCMFPDIFEAVSPLQNVLSDGVQSLATGMQGHFGDRRKTQKKVQNALDVPRLATLQIYDKELEAELGPFDDCLKTFELYRGKANEDEGSSDDRFVGKFKGQFCLYKIEDDNGEVVEDSGQYIISQGIPQNTAVDVLIRVYIVSASNLHPADPDGKADPYIVLRLGKTEIKDRDNYIPKQLNPVFGRSFEIQASFPKESLLTVLIYDYDMVGGDDLIGETRIDLEDRFYSRHRPTCGLPTEYATEGYNAWRDALKPTELLTKLCKDNNLDSPRYTPGKITIGDKVFTGKTVFVDEEQVIETHEHLALKVLHRWADMPGVGCKLVPEHIETRTLYVKEKPGMDQGQLQMWVDMFPMDMPPPGPSVDISPRKPKGYELRIVIWNTADVILEDTNFITGQQSSDIYVKGWLKGLEDDGQETDVHYNSLTGEGNFNWRLVFPFNYLPAEKVVVISKRENIFSLDKTEQKLPAVLVMQVWDFERLSSDDFLGSVELDLHRFPKGAKTAKACKLEMFNDFSENMSIFQQKRAKGWWPFTKGGELTGKVEAEFHLVTAEEAEKNPVGRARKEPEPLEKPNRPNTSFSWFTNPLKCFIHLIWKNYKKYIIIALLVLILALFIALLFYTLPGAITQRIVNG from the exons ATGTTTGGATTCAaggtaaagaagaagaagaagaaagtcaACAAAGGTCTAGTCATTACAAACAAAGGTGCCCTGG ATGGTGATGAAGCAGAGACAAATCTTGGGGAGTCTGCTGTGCTGGAAATACCTAATCCTGAGGAAGAAACCCGGCCTGATCTCTTAGAGTATTTTCAAGTTAAAGAGGTGCTCAACACCAAAAG GTCCAAACAGGTTGCCAAAATTTTGGAGGGTGAGAGTAAACCACAGGCTTTCCAG ATTGCCATAAACATCACAGAAGCTCGACAGCTGGCTGGGGAGAATATAGACCCGAGTGTGGTGATTGAAATAGGAGATGAGAAGAAACAAACCACAGTCAAAGAGGGGACCAATGCACCCTTTTACAATGAG tattttgtgtttgatttttttgggcCTCAAGAAACCTTTTTTGACAAAGTAATCAAGCTATCA GTGATGCACTCAAAGATCATGAAAAGCTATTGCATTGGCAACTTTAAACTGGATGCTGGAACTGTGTACAGTCAACCAG GGCATCAGTTCATCAATAAGTGGGCAACACTTATGGACCCTGCAGACATTAGCAAAGGAGTGAGAGGTTATCTGAAATGTGACATCAGCATAGCAGGGAAGGGTGATGTCACCCATCCTTCACAGAAGTTCAGTGATGCTGAAGAACAGATTGAGAA AAACCTGTTGCTGCCTGAAGGTTTGCCGTCTGAGCGTCCCTGGGCCTCCTTTTACGTGAAGGTGTATCGAGCTGAGGGTTTGCCCCGAATGAACTCCAGTATCATGGCCAATGTGACCAAGGCCTTCGTCGGAGATAACACTGCCCTTATAGACCCATATGTGGTGGTGTCCTTCTTTAGCCAAATG GGCAGGACATCGACCCAGAAGAGCACGGCAGACCCGGTGTGGAATGAACAAATCGTGTTTAAGGAAATGTTTCCTCCACTTTGCCAAAGGTTAAAGATTCAGGTGCTGGATGAGGGCAGCATGAATGATGTGGCCATTGGCACTCATTACATCGACCTGCGCAAGATCTCCAACGACCAGGATGGAGACAACG GTTTTCTCCCAACTTTCGGACCGGCCTGGGTCAACATCTATGGCTCAGCCCGAAATTCAGCACTAGTGGATGACAATCAGGAGTTGAATGAAGGTGTGGGAGAGGGCGTCGCCTACAGAGGACGGATCTACATCGAGCTGGTGGTGGAGATTCTGTCAGGACCAGGGGCTGACTCCTCTCGTCCAGCCAAGGACACCAAGGGTCCCAAGGGGGGGAAAGCACCAGGGCCAGGGGGAGCTGGTGGAGCAcaaggtggagaggaggagaaaggaaaggtTGTTGGGGCAGAGGTGATGCCTGTGGACTCCCCACCAGAG GCCAGTGAACATCAAAAGGAGAGCTTTGTACTTTTTGCCACAGTGTTTGAGGCGAACATGATTGACAGGAAGATTGGTGACAAACCCATCAACTTCGAGTTCACAATTG gaaATTACGGAAACTTTATTGATGGTAGTCTTCCCGCCAAGGGGAAGAGAGTGGAGAGGGCGTATGATCCTCAAGGTGGAGACATCCACATGTCAACACCTCTTTTGGAATCTCAAGACATTACAGCCTGCAAGTCGACAACACCACCTGAGAAACCCCTTATCGTAGATGGAAACAG GAACTTCCTCTACTTGCCCATATGGAGAAAGAAGCCTTGCGTTACTGTTATAAGTCGATGGGAAAATCGGACCTATCGTCTTCACCACTCCAACATGCTGGATACCATCGCCCGAACGTTT GAATGGGGTGTGGCCAAAGTGGCAGAGTTGAATAAACTTTTAGATCCCAAGGCGGAGCTTCTGATGAGAGCTGTGTTCCGGGAGTTTTGTAGAAACTCAAG GGATTTTATAGCTTTTGCTGAGAAAAGGGTGAAAGTAAACCATCTAACCAAACTGGACGTGAAACGTCTGACTCTGTGCACACAGGAGTTG GACAGTATGATTGGTGTGGTAGACACTGTAACTCAACACAGGAGGAAACCAATGACTGTTAAAGGAATGCTCCAGGAGGCCAAGAAACTCTCCAAAAGGTTGAGATTCCTTGTCGAGGAG CCTCAACACACCATTCCAGATGTGTTCATCTGGATGCTCAGTAATGGCAAACGACTGGCATACGCTCGCATCCCCGCGCGACAACTCCTGTTCTCAGACAGCCCGGAGAAGATGGGCAGAGACTGTGGAAAGATCAAAACGCTTTTCCTCAAG CCCCCTGGAAAGCGTGTAACCAACTGGTTAGTGCAGGCCAAATTAGATGTGTACCTGTGGCTTGGAACTAGCATGGAATCCTCCCACATGCTGGACAACCTACCGTCTGGATTTGAATTGTGTTCATCCGCTGAAGTGCAAAGCCCTTTTCCTGATTCCTTGATTTACAGAG AGCGACACCAGTTCCAACTGCGGGCTCATATGTACCAGGCCCGTGGTCTGATTGCGGCCGACTCCTCAGGGCTTTCAGACCCATTTGCCAGGGTGTCCTTCCTGTCCAACAGCCAGAACACATCG aTTATTAACCAGACGCTGACTCCGACCTGGAACCAGACTCTGTTGGTGAATGAGGTGACTCTACATGGAGATGTGAAAGAGCATGCCCTCGAGCCCCCGTGCATCATTATTGAAGTCTATGACGATGACGCTCTG GGCAAGGCAGAGTACCTGGGCTCGACGGTGACCATGCCGACAGTCAGACTGGCAGATGAGCCTTATATACCTCCACAGCTGCAGTACAGCCCAATCTACTGTGGCAGCCAATCAGGAGGAGACCTCCTTGGTGCTTTTGAGCTCATTCAG ATCCCAGAGGATGGAGAGGGATCTCTTCCTGAATTAGAAGAACCAAAAGGAGTGATCCACCCCGTACCCTCATACATCAGACCTGTCCTCCGAAAATACAGAGTGGAG gtACTGTTCTGGGGTCTTCGGGAGCTGAAGAAAGTGCAGCTGTTATCGGTGGACAGACCTCAGGCATTTATTGAGTGTGCTGGAAATGGCATCACCTCTTCCGTCATACAGAGCTACAAAAGAAACCCGAATTTCTCTGTGCTCGTGGATgcttttgaagtg GAACTTCCACAGGACGAACACCTacacccccctctctccatcactgtggTGGACTGGCGTGCATTTGGTCGCAGCACGCTTGTGGGCACCCATGTCATCAACAACCTAGTCCCATTTAAATACACACCTCCCCCTGTCACTATACCCAGAGCAGATAAACCCTCTACCTCACAAG CTACGGTTGTGCCATCCATAGAGAGTGCTGATCCTGTTTACATCAACATAGAACAGGAAGAACCTCTTAGACTGCCCACCACTACAACAGAAGAGCAAGTGAACAAg GACAAATCGAAAAGGAGCATCCGAAGGTCCACTAAAAGGAGGAGGCGCACCATAGCGGACGAATCAGCTGAGAACGTCATTGACTGGTGGTCGAAGTACTACGCCTCTGTGCAGAAGGCCCAGACG TCAAAGCAAAAGGAGGTCTGTATGTTTCCAGACATTTTTGAGGCTG TGTCTCCGCTTCAGAATGTGCTCTCAGATGGAGTACAGAGTTTGG CCACTGGGATGCAGGGTCACTTTGGCGACAGAAGGAAAACTCAGAAGAAAGTCCAAAATGCACTGGACGTACCCAGACTGGCAACCTTACAG ATCTATGATAAGGAGCTAGAGGCTGAGTTGGGTCCTTTTGATGACTGCCTGAAAACCTTTGAGCTGTACCGTGGCAAAGCCAACGAGGACGAGGGCTCCAGCGACGATAGGTTTGTCGGGAAGTTTAAG GGCCAGTTCTGTCTGTACAAAATTGAAGATGATAATGGGGAAGTGGTTGAGGACTCAGGGCAGTATATAATCAGCCAGGGGATTCCCCAAAACACCGCTGTGGATGTTCTGATCCGTGTATACATTGTCTCT GCATCAAACCTTCATCCTGCCGACCCAGACGGGAAAGCAGATCCCTACATTGTTCTAAGGCTCGGgaaaactgaaatcaaagacagagacaactaCATCCCCAAACAGCTGAACCCTGTTTTTGGCAG ATCCTTTGAGATCCAGGCCTCGTTTCCCAAGGAGTCTCTGCTGACTGTTCTGATCTACGACTACGATATGGTGGGCGGCGATGATTTGATTGGAGAGACACGGATCGATTTGGAGGATCGTTTTTACAGTCGCCATCGCCCCACCTGTGGCCTGCCCACCGAATACGCCAC TGAAGGATACAACGCCTGGAGAGATGCCCTGAAACCCACTGAGCTCCTGACCAAACTCTGCAAGGACAACAACCTGGACAGCCCACGCTACACACCAGGGAAAATTACTATAGGAGACAAAGTCTTCACCGGGAAAACTGTATTTGTGGATGAGG AGCAAGTGATAGAGACTCACGAACACCTGGCCCTGAAGGTGCTCCACCGGTGGGCAGACATGCCTGGGGTGGGCTGCAAGCTGGTCCCTGAACACATTGAGACCCGCACTCTCTACGTGAAAGAAAAACCCGGGATGGACCAG gGTCAGCTGCAAATGTGGGTGGACATGTTTCCCATGGACATGCCTCCTCCGGGGCCCTCAGTGGACATCTCACCCCGCAAACCCAAAGG GTATGAACTGAGAATCGTCATCTGGAACACGGCGGATGTCATACTAGAGGACACTAACTTCATCACAGGCCAGCAGTCTAGTGACATCTATGTTAAAGG gtggttGAAGGGTCTTGAGGATGATGGTCAAGAAACAGATGTTCATTATAACTCTTTAACTGGAGAGGGTAACTTCAACTGGCGTTTAGTGTTCCCATTCAATTACCTACCCGCTGAGAAAGTGGTGGTTATTAGCAAACGAGAAAACATATTCTCATTGGACAAGACAGAGCAGAAACTTCCTGCTGTGTTAGTGATGCAAGTCTGGGATTTTGAAAGACTGTCATCTGATGACTTCTTGG GCTCAGTGGAGTTGGACCTACACAGGTTTCCAAAGGGTGCCAAAACAGCCAAAGCCTGTAAGCTGGAGATGTTCAATGACTTCAGCGAAAACATGTCAATCTTCCAGCAAAAACGAGCCAAAGGCTGGTGGCCATTTACCAAGGGCGGAGAACTAACA GGGAAGGTTGAAGCAGAGTTTCACCTTGTGACcgcagaggaggcagagaagaacCCAGTAGGCCGTGCCCGCAAGGAACCAGAGCCACTCGAAAAGCCCAA TCGTCCCAACACCTCCTTCTCCTGGTTTACAAACCCCCTTAAGTGCTTTATACACCTCATCTGGAAAAACTACAAGAAATACATTATAATTGCCCTGCTAGTGTTGATATTGGCCCTGTTTATTGCCCTGCTCTTCTACACCTTGCCTGGGGCGATTACACAGAGAATTGTCAACGGCTGA